A region from the Desulfurellaceae bacterium genome encodes:
- the rpsK gene encoding 30S ribosomal protein S11, whose product MARAGERASTRRKRVKRSVPEGVVHIYSTFNNTIVTITDPQGNSVAWASSGSVGFKGSRKGTPYAAQMAAESAARKAADAGMRSVQVHVKGPGAGRESALRSLQATGFAVSVIRDVTPIPHNGCRPPKRRRV is encoded by the coding sequence ATGGCCAGAGCCGGCGAGCGTGCTTCGACACGCAGGAAACGCGTGAAGCGGTCGGTCCCAGAGGGCGTCGTTCATATCTACTCGACCTTCAACAACACCATCGTGACCATCACCGACCCGCAGGGGAATTCGGTCGCCTGGGCCAGTTCGGGCAGCGTGGGCTTTAAAGGCTCGCGCAAAGGCACGCCGTATGCCGCCCAAATGGCGGCCGAGAGCGCGGCGCGAAAAGCGGCCGATGCCGGTATGCGTTCCGTTCAGGTCCACGTCAAGGGACCGGGGGCGGGGCGGGAGTCGGCCCTGCGCTCATTGCAGGCCACCGGCTTTGCGGTGAGCGTCATCCGGGACGTGACCCCGATTCCGCATAACGGCTGTCGTCCTCCAAAACGGCGACGGGTATGA
- the rpsM gene encoding 30S ribosomal protein S13, protein MARVAGIELPRNKRIEIGLTYVYGIGRKTAADILATAAVPLERNTDALSDDEVATIRRVLEEDYRVEGDLRRDVTGNIKRYIDIGSHRGIRHRKNLPVRGQRTKTNSRTRKGPKRTVAGKKQAPIR, encoded by the coding sequence ATGGCACGTGTCGCCGGGATTGAACTGCCCCGGAACAAACGGATCGAAATCGGCCTGACCTACGTCTACGGCATTGGGCGCAAGACGGCAGCTGACATCCTTGCGACGGCCGCTGTTCCGCTGGAGCGCAACACCGATGCCTTAAGCGATGACGAGGTTGCCACGATTCGCCGTGTTCTTGAGGAAGACTATCGGGTTGAGGGTGACCTGCGCCGGGATGTGACCGGTAATATCAAGCGCTACATCGACATCGGCTCCCATCGGGGTATCCGACACCGCAAGAATCTGCCGGTCCGGGGACAGCGGACCAAGACAAACTCGCGGACCCGAAAAGGCCCCAAGCGCACGGTGGCCGGGAAGAAACAGGCGCCGATCCGCTAG
- the rpmJ gene encoding 50S ribosomal protein L36 yields MKVRASVKKICRKCKLIRRFGKVRVICENPRHKQRQG; encoded by the coding sequence ATGAAAGTTCGGGCTTCGGTCAAAAAGATTTGTCGGAAATGCAAGCTTATTCGCCGCTTTGGCAAGGTGCGCGTTATTTGTGAGAATCCCCGCCACAAACAACGCCAAGGCTAG
- the map gene encoding type I methionyl aminopeptidase produces MIFLKSPHEIALMRKANRIVIEILAELREQVRPGISTGEIDRWAAELIRKKGAASAFKGYTIRNGSVPFPATICVSINDEIVHGIPNTARTIQDGDVVSLDFGVIHEGFYGDAAISFVLGAAPERTHKLLTTTAESLEEGIAQAQVGNRLGNVSAAIQDRVEREGFSVVRDFVGHGVGRRLHEDPAVPNYGTKNRGVRLREGMVLAIEPMVNMGQAAVMMKDDAWTAVTKDGSLSAHFEHSIAITERGPQILSQL; encoded by the coding sequence ATGATCTTCCTCAAGTCGCCACACGAAATTGCACTCATGCGCAAAGCCAACCGGATCGTGATCGAGATCCTGGCTGAGCTGCGAGAGCAGGTGCGCCCCGGTATCTCAACCGGTGAAATCGACCGCTGGGCCGCCGAACTGATTCGGAAAAAGGGCGCCGCATCTGCCTTCAAGGGGTATACCATTCGCAACGGTTCGGTACCCTTTCCGGCCACGATTTGTGTGTCGATCAACGATGAGATTGTCCATGGGATTCCGAATACTGCGCGCACCATCCAAGACGGAGACGTGGTGAGTCTTGATTTTGGTGTCATTCATGAGGGCTTTTATGGGGACGCCGCCATCTCCTTTGTGCTCGGAGCCGCCCCAGAGCGTACACACAAACTCCTGACCACGACGGCCGAGTCGCTCGAAGAAGGGATCGCCCAGGCCCAGGTCGGAAACCGCTTGGGCAATGTGTCGGCCGCAATCCAGGACCGTGTTGAACGGGAGGGCTTTTCCGTTGTACGCGATTTTGTCGGCCACGGGGTCGGGCGACGCCTGCACGAGGATCCCGCCGTTCCCAACTATGGCACCAAAAATCGCGGGGTTCGCCTGCGAGAGGGGATGGTTCTGGCGATTGAACCCATGGTCAATATGGGGCAGGCGGCGGTCATGATGAAAGACGACGCCTGGACCGCGGTGACAAAAGACGGCAGCTTGTCGGCGCATTTTGAGCACTCCATCGCGATTACGGAGCGCGGGCCACAGATCCTGAGCCAGCTCTAA
- the secY gene encoding preprotein translocase subunit SecY has protein sequence MLEGFQNAAKITELRRRLFFTLGMLAVYRVGVAIPTPGIDSDSLAAFFEQAASTVFGLVNLFSGGALERFSIFALGIMPYISASIILQLLTVVVPTLERLSKEGELGRRKITQYTRYSTVGLSLLQGFFISIGLEQIQAPGGNSVVFEPGWSFRIMTMITLTAGTAFIMWLGEQITERGIGNGISLVIFAGIVASIPSAVTATTEFVREGELGILTVGLLLVGMVAIVGAVIFMERSQRRIPVQYAKRMVGRKVYGGQSSHLPLKINTAGVIPPIFASSVLIFPVTIAGFSEHPWAQAVADTLAPGSSIYNLAYVAMIIFFCYFYTAVVFNPTDVADNMKKYGGFIPGIRPGQRTAEYIDRVLSRITLSGAIYVAIICVIPNLLVSFFNVPFFFGGTALLIVVGVALDTVGQMETQIMMRNYEGFMKRGRIRGRRG, from the coding sequence ATGCTCGAAGGCTTCCAAAACGCCGCCAAGATTACGGAACTGCGGCGCCGTCTGTTTTTTACCCTGGGCATGCTGGCGGTGTATCGCGTTGGCGTGGCCATTCCCACGCCGGGCATTGACAGTGACTCCCTGGCCGCCTTTTTTGAACAGGCGGCCAGCACCGTCTTTGGTCTGGTCAATCTGTTTTCCGGCGGAGCCCTGGAGCGTTTTTCGATCTTCGCCCTGGGCATCATGCCCTACATCAGCGCCTCCATTATCCTGCAACTCCTGACCGTCGTGGTCCCCACCCTCGAACGCCTGTCCAAAGAGGGCGAGCTGGGCCGGCGAAAAATTACCCAATACACACGCTACAGCACGGTCGGGCTGTCGCTGCTGCAGGGATTTTTCATCAGCATCGGCCTGGAGCAGATCCAGGCTCCGGGTGGCAACTCCGTCGTGTTTGAGCCCGGCTGGAGTTTCCGCATCATGACCATGATTACCCTCACCGCCGGTACGGCCTTCATCATGTGGCTGGGCGAGCAGATTACCGAGCGGGGCATTGGCAACGGTATTTCCCTGGTCATTTTTGCCGGCATTGTGGCCAGCATTCCCTCGGCGGTGACCGCCACGACCGAATTTGTGCGTGAGGGCGAGTTGGGTATTCTGACCGTCGGGCTGCTGTTGGTTGGCATGGTGGCCATTGTGGGGGCGGTGATCTTCATGGAACGCTCCCAGCGGCGCATCCCGGTGCAGTACGCCAAACGGATGGTCGGCCGCAAGGTCTACGGCGGGCAGAGTTCGCATCTGCCGCTGAAGATCAATACCGCAGGAGTCATTCCGCCTATTTTTGCCTCGTCGGTCCTCATTTTTCCGGTGACCATAGCCGGGTTCTCCGAGCATCCATGGGCCCAGGCCGTGGCCGATACCCTGGCTCCCGGCAGCTCCATCTACAACCTGGCTTATGTAGCCATGATCATTTTCTTCTGTTACTTTTACACGGCGGTGGTCTTCAATCCGACCGACGTTGCCGACAATATGAAGAAATACGGAGGGTTTATCCCCGGGATCCGGCCGGGGCAGCGGACGGCTGAATACATCGACCGGGTGCTGAGCCGCATTACCCTGAGTGGCGCCATCTATGTGGCCATCATTTGTGTCATACCCAATCTGCTGGTCAGTTTCTTTAATGTGCCGTTCTTCTTTGGCGGAACGGCGCTACTGATCGTTGTGGGTGTGGCCCTTGACACGGTCGGCCAAATGGAAACCCAGATCATGATGCGCAACTATGAAGGATTCATGAAACGGGGCCGCATTCGGGGCCGCAGAGGATAG
- the rplO gene encoding 50S ribosomal protein L15 — MDLSHLKPAAGATKNRKRLGRGPGSGQGKTAGRGHKGEGSRSGSTLSPGYEGGQMPLARRLPKRGFHNPFRTEYQVVNLGSLERFEAGTRVDADVLRASGLVRGRKKIKILASGECTKALTVRADAFSRQAREKITAAGGVAEVG, encoded by the coding sequence ATGGATCTTAGTCATCTCAAACCGGCCGCCGGGGCAACAAAAAACCGCAAGCGGCTCGGCCGCGGTCCTGGTTCGGGTCAGGGCAAGACCGCCGGGCGGGGCCATAAGGGTGAGGGCTCGCGTTCCGGCTCCACGCTGTCGCCCGGCTACGAGGGCGGCCAGATGCCGCTCGCCCGGCGCCTGCCCAAGCGCGGCTTTCATAACCCGTTTCGGACCGAGTACCAGGTCGTGAACCTGGGCAGCCTGGAGCGTTTCGAGGCTGGAACGCGTGTTGACGCCGACGTTCTGCGTGCATCGGGTTTGGTGCGGGGCAGGAAGAAGATCAAAATCCTGGCCAGCGGTGAGTGCACCAAGGCGCTGACCGTCAGAGCCGATGCCTTCAGCCGGCAGGCGCGCGAGAAGATCACCGCCGCCGGCGGAGTGGCAGAGGTCGGATAA
- the rpmD gene encoding 50S ribosomal protein L30 has product MSETSNVLEITLKRSGIGQTRRQRETLRGLGLTHREKTVLRNNSPSLQGMLRKVYHLIEVRAHGS; this is encoded by the coding sequence ATGAGTGAAACCTCGAATGTGCTGGAAATCACGCTCAAACGAAGTGGGATTGGCCAGACCCGCCGTCAGCGTGAGACGTTGCGCGGCCTCGGCCTGACCCACCGGGAAAAGACTGTGCTCCGCAACAACTCGCCCTCGCTGCAGGGTATGCTCAGAAAAGTCTACCATCTGATTGAGGTACGGGCGCATGGATCTTAG
- the rpsE gene encoding 30S ribosomal protein S5, producing the protein MTPVDERINADGLDIKERVVHINRVSKVVKGGRRFSFSAVVVAGDGEGHVGYGLGKAHEVPEAIRKGVEKAKKSLIHVPLIEGTLPYEVIGRHGAGRVLLKPASQGTGLIAGGGVRAVMELAGVRNALTKCLGSTNSHNSVRATLEALRSLALPEQVAERLGKSVEELRGEGL; encoded by the coding sequence GTGACTCCTGTCGATGAACGAATCAATGCCGACGGGCTTGATATCAAAGAACGCGTTGTCCATATCAACCGGGTCAGCAAGGTGGTCAAAGGCGGACGGCGCTTCAGCTTCAGCGCGGTGGTCGTCGCCGGGGACGGTGAGGGCCACGTCGGGTATGGACTCGGCAAAGCGCACGAGGTTCCGGAAGCCATTCGCAAAGGGGTGGAGAAGGCGAAGAAGTCGCTGATCCATGTCCCGCTCATCGAGGGAACGCTGCCCTACGAGGTGATTGGCCGGCACGGGGCCGGACGGGTGCTGTTGAAGCCGGCTTCGCAAGGCACCGGCCTGATCGCCGGTGGCGGAGTCCGCGCCGTCATGGAGTTGGCCGGCGTACGCAATGCGCTCACCAAATGCCTGGGTTCGACCAATTCGCACAACTCCGTGCGGGCGACCCTGGAAGCGCTACGCAGTCTGGCCCTGCCCGAGCAGGTTGCCGAACGCCTGGGAAAAAGCGTTGAAGAATTACGAGGCGAAGGGCTATGA
- the rplR gene encoding 50S ribosomal protein L18, translating to MARTHIREHGRLVRKKRVRRGVRGTDSRPRLSVYRSSKHLYVQVISDQSGQTLLTASTLSSDFDDTKKTANVDAAKVVGTMIARRCQERGIERVIFDRNGFLYHGRIRAVAEAAREAGLQF from the coding sequence ATGGCGCGGACACATATTCGGGAACACGGCAGGCTGGTCCGTAAAAAACGGGTTCGTCGAGGCGTACGAGGAACGGACAGCCGTCCTCGTCTGAGCGTCTACCGCAGCAGCAAACATCTGTATGTCCAGGTGATCTCCGACCAGAGCGGACAAACTCTGTTGACGGCCTCAACCTTGTCGAGCGACTTCGACGACACCAAGAAAACCGCGAATGTTGACGCGGCCAAGGTAGTCGGGACGATGATTGCCCGCAGGTGCCAGGAGCGGGGTATTGAGCGTGTCATTTTCGACCGCAACGGTTTTCTGTATCACGGCCGTATCCGGGCGGTTGCCGAAGCCGCCCGCGAGGCTGGCCTGCAATTCTAA